From the Hevea brasiliensis isolate MT/VB/25A 57/8 chromosome 13, ASM3005281v1, whole genome shotgun sequence genome, the window aaataaaattataaatggaaaattttatttactttattgctttatgaaataataattttaacattactaaaaattattatatgttaatgaagaaattttattttttaaattaataaaatttttataattaactactttaaaagaaaatattattttataaaaatttaataaaatgatttatatatttatattaaatcaaattattttttacacATTTAACCATGGAAGTCACCTAAACAAATTTATGGTCCACAACTGCAACCATGTTGACTTTGTAAAGATGGCTTTTAATCTACACCGTTGGATCAACGTTTAAATATATTTGTAATTTGGAAAACGTTTATCAAATGATTTGATTGTTTATTTATGGTGTAGTGCGTATGTGGTCCAATtgcataaattaattattgaaaatccatttgagttcaacaatttacaatttttttttaaaggcaGATATTTTAATTTTGTCTTTATTTGCTTTAATTAATTTCCTAATGACTATTAATATATGCATAATATTTTTcactttcttatttttttaattcttatattttctaatttttagtAAATTAAAAGAATAACAAAGTTACTTTATTTATGTGCTGATCAATTAtgtcataatttaaatattttaattaaatcgtTGAAAcccgaaaaaaatatttaattatttttatgattatgCAAAAAAATATACTATCAtgtgaattaaattttttttcttaatattgagagtaaaaaagaaaattacataGTGAGACTCAATTTCTGATGAtgatattttttttcttgtaaaattaaaattaattcatgTAGCGGGGTAAAGATCGAAGACTAAAGTATTATTGCATTTATGTAGTGATGACTTGAATCTAATATCTATTAGATAAATAATATGTTTTTAATTATTGGACATGAGTAATATATATCAATTTTTTTAATGATGCAAACATGCActcaataaaatttatttaatatacatAATTTGTATAGCGAATTATGATttgtaatttattaaatataatttatacctATTAATATATTTCCCAAACAAATGGTATGCATTTTAATGAGTGTACATTTACATTCAATATCAGAAATATATTACCACTCTTGAATAGGTAAATAAAATGAGAAATAAGAGATTCATTGAAccaattacaatttcatataccTTCCAAAAAAGAACCCTCCAGAAATTGATATTGTTCATATTCTCATAAGTGTGAAAAGACCATCAATTCTTAAAGCAATTTCAAGATAGTTAATGATTGCAACCATTTAAATAAGTTGTTTGGTCATATAATTTCCCAAATAGCAACCaatcaattgaatttttttttttttttgttatgatAAAGTTGCATCATAGAGTTGGGTTTTGCTAATTAAGTAATAATTACCCAACAAACAATTTGAAAGTGAAATTTTGGGCAATTGATTGGCCAATGTGAACTAATGGGCATTTGATTTAAATGGGAAGATGATGTAAGACAATGACTTTAGATTTCTCTTTTGCTTTCTATAAAAGTTAGTGAGTGAGTCacctatttctctctctctctctctctctcaataaaAATATCTTTGCTTCATATTTAACAGTCCAACTTTGCTTTGAGGGCCTCTCCAATTAATGCCAAAATGGTCGCTAACTCAATGCAAGGGGACAAGAGGTACTTTTCTTGTAATCAATCATTTACAAACGTAGAATGCATTTCTATAACTcatttgaaaataaatttaaaaataatttaaaatataaaattcaattaaatttcatACAATCAATATTTAGTatgatttcataatttaaattcatttatccttttcttgtatttactataaaattaaccaaaaaaaatcaacttatatatatatatatatgtgtgtgtatgtaAGCGCATGTGCCTAgttaacatcataaataatgtcacaagtgCGTAATAATAAAGAATGGTAGGAGTAAGAGAGGGGAAGAGAAAGGTAACATAGAATGCGAGGCGGAGAGAGAGAAACGTAAGATAGAAAGAGGGGAGAAAAGAGAGGAAGTGAAGGTGTGCAGGAATACATGGACATTTTAATCCAAAAAAATGTTTTCTAGAATTCCATCAAATTCCTATTTGATGGAGCCAATTCCATCAAATTGAATTTCTAGAGTTGAAATCTTTTTTCCCCCCAAATCAAACATAATAAACATGGAATTCAATTAAATTCCACAATTTTGTAGTATTCATTTGAAATAACATTTGACAGATTGAATAATGTGTTTTAATAATGGAGATATGCAACACGTAACCGGCAAAACATATAAGAAAGAATCTCTATTAACCATGCATGTTCATCCAATTACTAAATGATATGATACTTTTCCTTACCAAACAGGTGTTAATTCATTCAGTGAACCTACTGCATGACGTAACAAATTTCCACTACCAAAAAAATTTGAAGTACAGAGCGTGTTCAATAATCCATCTTTTAATCAATAATGTCAATCTAGATGCTGTTTAAAACTTCTAAAATCTGCTTTTCTATAACCAGATTACCCTAAATCCATTATGACTGTAACATCACCCTGAAACCGTCATTGTCAAACTCACATTCCAGTGAAGGCCTTCTTGCCCCCGCCAGAAGATCCAGCAGGAATCACCTTAAGAACATTGAATCTGACGGTCTTTGAAAGTGGTCTGCATTTGTCAAGATTTTCAAAGGGAAAAAAGGGGACAAATGAGCAATGAGGAGTAAAACTTGCAAATCACACACTATCAATTATGAATTAAACACAGGTAATAAATTGTGGGAAGGGGGGCAAAAATTCCAAATCACACACTAGTAATTATGAATCAGCAGAGGCAATAAATTGGGGTGGGGTTCTTTTGCTCTGAAACCAACCTGCATTGCCCAATAATAACATGATCTCCTTCTTTAACACGGAAACATGGAGATATGTGTGCCGGAATATTTGAATGTCTCTTCTCATATCTATGAAAAAAGAGATTGGAAACAAAGAAAAAAAGATTAGATTATTCTTCCATATAAGTGATGAAAGGCAGTGAAAATAACTTCCTCAAAATTAATGTTAGAAAATGCCTTTGGTATTTCTTGATAAAATGAAGATAATTTCAGCGAACAATAATGGTCCTCATCATCTTCGCACTGTGGCAAGTTCCCGCTAAGATACGACCCCTGATAGACACAGTTCCAGTGAAGGGACATTTCTTATCAATATAAGTTCCTGTAAGAAACATATTTAAGGCATTAAATCAGCAAacatcatattattattattattattattattattaccaccAAGGACAAGTACAGAGAAAAAAGCAATTCCACGAGCAAAAAGGCAATTGATGAATTTGACGTAAGAGAGCAAAAAAAATCTCAAGCACTAATACGCACCAATggcattttgaaaaaaaaaatccatttattAGATGcactacaactcaactcaactcaactcaactaagcctttatcccaaaaatttggggtcagctatatggattcgctttctccactctgaacgattttgggttaaatcctcagaaatgtgtaatacttctaggtcatgttgtactactctcctccaagtcaatttaggtctacccctttttttctttctatcctctaacctattgTGCTCTAATTGTCTAATtatagcctccgtatgtctacgctccacatgaccaaaccacctcaatctcccttctctcaacttatcttcaattggcaccactctaccttttctctaatactcacattacggactttatctagtctagtatggccactcatccaccttaacattctcatctctgcaactcttatcttagatgcatacgactctttcagtgcccaacactcactatcatataacatagccggtcgtatggctgtacggtaaaattttcatttcaatttattgagaatcttacgatcacataaaactcccatggcacgtctccacttcaaccatccggcattaatcctatgattaacatcatcctcacatcccccatctacttgaaggactgagcctagatatttaaagtgattactttaggacagtaccactccattcaaactaactccttccctatcactagtgATATTAATTTCAAAAACTTCCTAGCACATCACTATTGGATTCTAATAGCTCAACAAACTTTCTAGAGCCTTGCACCTGGAACAAGGCGTACACCTAGGGCCTAGTGAATGTCGCTGGCGCTTCTCCTAGAGATGTGCTAGGGTTGGAGCTGGTGAGCCTTGTGTCTGAGGTGCACCTCTAATAACTATGTTTAAAAGTGACTTGATTTGATCATGCATACAATAATCTGATTACAAAGCATAACTTGACTAAATGACAACTCAACTTACGCTTGCTAAATCTATTCGCATGCCCAAATCAAGCAGTAGAGAAATCTAGATGCAGTATATGGTTTCACGATACATATGAAAAAACCAAATACTTTCACAGGAAGCTATATTTCACAACAGAACGTGAAGTATGCAATGCACATCAAATAAGATGGCAAATCAGGCATTAAGAATTCCAAGTAAAGAGCCCAACGAAAATGTGTGACTTAATCACAATTTCTGATGCCAAAGTAACAGCTGATAATGAAGAAAAGATGTTGGCTTTACTCCCATGGAATCAACAACAAACTACGAAATCATACTACAAAGCCATAATTCAACAACAAATTGCTGGAAAATCATATTCATTTGCACCATATTTTACTATGGAAAGACAAGACGAGATAAAGGAGTACTTGTTTATTCCAGCTGCAGATGCATTCAACACTAAGTAGCAGATAATTTAGACTACATTTCAGCTACTAAAATTTAACATCCACAAATACGAGCACCCACAAGTGATGCATATACATATAAATGAAAGTATAATAACCGAACCTTCAATTGCTTCTCTGGGAGTCTTGAACCCCAATCCAATGGATTTCCAGAATCGATTTCCACCCTTGCCAGGCCTCTTTCCCTTCCCAGATTTCTTCGAACTGCGAAAATTGGTTCCAAAaactgaaaagaaaataaaaacaaaacaaaagaaccCACATTAAAAACAAGAAGATTTTCTTTTATCTTATTTTACCATAGAAACACTTTAGGTTGCTTCAGAAAAGCCTTCTCAGTCTGCAACAAAGAATAAACAGAGACGACAACAAGACCCAAAACATTGCGTTTTAAACAAGACAGCGAAGCGATAGAGTAAAAGGATCTGAAGGGAACCTGCTCCGCCATGATTGAGAGCTGTTTCTCGAGGAAGCTGGTGTAGCTGAAGCCTGAAACTGCAGCAAGAGAGGCGCGAGTTACAGAAGGAGAGATTTTTCACTGGCAGGCTAACCCTAGATTTGGTGATGTGTAGCGAATGAAAATGGGCTTTAAATGAACTAGGTATGGACCGGCCTTTGTGCCAGGTCCGATTCGGTCAacctaattttaattattttttttcttttaagaatGGTAACCATACAAGGGAATGAATATGCCGATTAAAGTCACCCTAACTCTATCTagaatctaattaatatttatattattaaatttattttaaatttaattaaaatttatttttaactatttaaattcattttaaatttgattattattatttaaataatatttggacccatttaattatatatttttaattaataatttacataaaaaataattttaatttaaaattaatattttaaatttttaataattctataaattatttaaattatatttatttaaaatataatatatatatataaaatataaatattaaaaaaattattttatatttaattaattatgtatataaaAGAGTTTGGGTAATGAATACCTAATATGCCAAACTCAAAACCAATCTAAACTTATCACAGGTGTTATTCCTTAAACTCAAACTTGTTTCAAACTCATCCTATTAGAATCAATTAGGTTAATTATCTACAAATACTCAACTCGTTGCCATCTCTAATAGCAATAAGATTGGTTGGGAATCTCTCCCCCACCCCGCCCCATAGAATTTTTGGGCCAAGATTGGAATTTCCTCTTTGGAGAGTGGGGCGGGATAGATTTCTCCAAGAaggccttttttttttaatttttcattttaatatattattatataatataagtttatttattaaaaataaattataatttagaatataaatttttaatgtaaTCTTAAAAATATGCCtatattatttgttaaaattataacatttaaacatataatacatagaattaaattatttttaataaaaaataataatatattattatgctGGTAGGTTACAAGGATTCAAAGTGGGAGATCTTCTACCCGTCTCCCTCACACAATATTAAAGACGGGACGAGATCAAAGAAAATTAATCAAATACAAAACAGATCATATCGAGTTAGAGAACCATTGCTCTTCCTAATTTTTTAtagaattaattagttaaatattaATTCTTAACTCCCTTTAATCTTATTCTTTAACTGACTTTAACATTATTTTATTAGTCAGATCTTTTAAAGGGATAACAGTTCAAAGGAATGAGAAGGTTGATAAGGGATGGAAATCAGCAAATTAGCACTTTGGAAGGAAGATCATGATCCATGAATTGGCTtacatcttaaaaaaaaaatctgtagCTGTTTGAATTGTGTTTTATATTGAAATTTAGAAAATGGCTCTTCAAGGAGTGAAAAATTTTAAACAATGCCATTTTGAAAAGACCCAGAGATGCAACTACCCTTTCGTGACAGACAAATTTTTGTGAACTGGTGCTCaggattttttttcctttcttttttttcttttttatgaaaaattctaTTGTATACAAATTTAGTACATAAATTGGTAAAAATCCTACACCATTACATGAATACCTAAATTTTAGCTACCACCCTTTAATTTAGATTGggtatcatttctcaattttaattgattaaattagATACTTAAATTTCAACTTAATGTAtaagaaaaatataattatttaatagatTAAGTATATCATCTTATTCCTAACTTTTATTTGAAAAATCACTTTGTTTGCCTACTTTTAATTACAGCCCATTTGACATCTAAATTTTATAAAAGTGTAACTATTTAACTCTTGACTTTTACATAAAAGTCACTTGGCACCTTCACTTTATAAAGTGCATTCATGCGGTTTGCTAACTAATTAATAGTTACACTTTTATAAAATTCAAGTGTCAAATGGGATGCAACGAAAGGTGAAGGTGACAAGTGACTTTTCATATAAAGATGAGGAGTTAAATATTaacattattataaaatttaggtGTCAAATGAAATGCAACTAAAAATCAAGCTGTCAAGTGACTTTTCAAATAAAGATTAAATGTCAAAAGATACTTTTCGCCTTATTTAATATAACAACTTTGCATGTTAACCTAGTGATTTGATATTACTTTgagaaaacaaagaaaatgacttaaatgccCTCAAATTATCTAATCATTTATATTATAGCAGGCATGGAAATTTGAGATACACATACAAATTGCACAGTCACACATtatagaaataaaaagaaaaataacacaggGTTTAATATGATTCGATCGTAAGGCCTACGTTCACGAGCAAAATGAGAAAAAATTTCActctaataaaaaaataagataCAATCACTCATAACTCTCAAACTCTAATCCCAATGTATTTCctaaatatctcacaactctactacAAAGGGCAGAATATTGCAATTGAGTCATAATGAGAAGCATTTAGGTCGGGTCACAATTCAGGTATATGAAGATGTACTTaaaattcaagccacataaaAATAACAATTTGTTTTATCTACTGTCCCTCTCTTTTTTCTCTATCCTTGTCTCTCATCCTCTGTTCTCAAAAACATAATATTATGAAGCAAAGTTTTCATTTAAGAATTCTATATGGAATGacaaaataataagaaaatgagATACAATCAAATTAAgtcattcaatttttttaaagtgGTTGGAAGAAGTGGATTGACCATAAAAAGTGGAGGCATTTTATCCTTATTAGGTATATCACTAGCCACAAATGAAAATTATTGTACACCATGGAAGCATGTAAActacaaaaaaataaaacaaatacacaaaatataaatatttacgtGATTCACCCTCTCAATATAGGACTATATCAATGGGCATACCATTTTCCACTATCAATAGTAATAAATCATTATTGCAAACCTAAAACTATATTACCCATTAACCCAATTACATCTAAGAGATCACTCACCACtgttagagtccaagtccaattggaattaggaagtataattagtttagaaaATATAATTGGTTTAGAAAATTTAGtagaattatgaaatttaataattagagtcctaaaaggactaggttttagtggcctatatatatgaatagttggTTGGCTATTATATGGAATGTATTGCAGAGAGCCCACAAAGTGGAGAGGCGTGTTGAATTctgtgagttttgtttgagtgattttgaaggtgaaaaaaataattaattattgtaattatttttccttaatagTGAATTTATTGGTGGAGTAGGCTTACACCGAACCACgttaaattttatattctttatTTTATGTGAGTGTGGTTTTTCACAATAAGTGGTATTAGAGCTATAGTTTGAAATGTCAAAGATGATG encodes:
- the LOC110651883 gene encoding LOW QUALITY PROTEIN: 40S ribosomal protein S11 (The sequence of the model RefSeq protein was modified relative to this genomic sequence to represent the inferred CDS: substituted 1 base at 1 genomic stop codon), whose amino-acid sequence is MAEQTEKAFLKQPKVFLCSKKSGKGKRPGKGGNRFWKSIGLGFKTPREAIEGTYIDKKCPFTGTVSIRGRILAGTCHSAKMMRTIIVRXNYLHFIKKYQRYEKRHSNIPAHISPCFRVKEGDHVIIGQCRPLSKTVRFNVLKVIPAGSSGGGKKAFTGM